One segment of Triticum aestivum cultivar Chinese Spring chromosome 2A, IWGSC CS RefSeq v2.1, whole genome shotgun sequence DNA contains the following:
- the LOC123189947 gene encoding uncharacterized membrane protein At1g16860, which produces MLPGGEDGKRRGATADADAEAGASAAALNDLCATAGDAGRPVPAPFPRAAAWAVAALLAVGIGLGALVLAVVRSPVLLVLALVLSAAVSAFLLWNAAAAASGRVLRRFVDGLPASSLRVAADGQLVKITGLVSCGDISLISSYEKVENCVYTSTLLRKCGRWGSEVANPKNNCSRWKLTHAERFAADFYITDAKSGKRALVKAGYHTKVVPLIDENVLVTTSRSTDLSSTLKCWLQERNLYSEEAQLIRLEEGYITEGMKLSVIGILSKKNGDFLIFPPREPISTGCVLLSFLLPAYFDGIVLRLVDKSYFMPHSGIS; this is translated from the exons ATGCTTCCGGGAGGGGAAGACGGCAAGCGGCGCGGCGCcaccgccgacgccgacgccgaggccGGCGCCAGCGCGGCCGCCCTGAACGACCTCTGCGCCACCGCCGGGGACGCGGGGCGCCCCGTGCCCGCGCCGTTCCCGAGGGCGGCGGCCTGGGCGGTCGCGGCGCTGCTCGCGGTGGGGATCGGGCTCGGCGCCCTCGTCCTCGCCGTCGTGCGCAGCCCCGTGCTGCTCGTGCTCGCGCTGGTCCTCTCGGCGGCCGTGTCCGCGTTCCTCCTCTGGAATGCCGCGGCCGCGGCTTCCGGCCGCGTGCTGCGGCGGTTCGTCGACGGGCTCCCGGCCTCCAGCCTCCGCGTCGCCGCCGACGGCCAGCTCGTCAAGATTACCGGC CTGGTTTCATGTGGTGATATTTCGTTGATTTCTTCATATGAGAAGGTGGAGAACTGTGTATACACCTCTACGCTGCTAAGAAAATGTGGTAGATGGGGTTCTGAGGTGGcaaatcctaaaaataattgttCCAGGTGGAAATTGACACATGCTGAG AGGTTTGCTGCTGATTTCTACATAACAGATGCAAAATCAGGTAAAAGAGCCTTGGTGAAAGCTGGGTACCACACGAAAGTTGTTCCATTGATCGATGAAAATGTTTTGGTTACAACAAGCAGAAGTACCGATCTATCTTCAACCTTGAAATGTTGGCTACAAGAAAGAAATCTTTATTCTGAAGAAGCTCAGCTTATCCGTCTTGAGGAAGG ATATATCACGGAAGGAATGAAGTTGAGTGTGATCGGaattttgagcaagaagaatggAGATTTCCTGATATTTCCTCCCCGTGAACCTATATCTACAGGTTGTGTGTTGCTGTCATTTCTCCTTCCAGCTTACTTTGATGGAATAGTTCTGAGACTAGTAGACAAGAGTTATTTTATGCCACATTCTGGAATTTCATGA